A window from Gasterosteus aculeatus chromosome 14, fGasAcu3.hap1.1, whole genome shotgun sequence encodes these proteins:
- the purbb gene encoding transcriptional regulator protein Pur-beta, whose protein sequence is MVELKMADGDSGSERGGSSGGGGGGGGGGFQHYQRDQETQELASKRLDIQNKRFYLDVKQNSKGRFIKIAEVGAGGSKSRLTLSLSVAAEFRDYLGDFIEHYAQLGPSSPEQIAQATAGEDGGPRRALKSEFLVRENRKYYLDLKENQRGRFLRIRQTVNRGPGFGAGGPAGGMLSGQTIALPAQGLIEFRDALAKLIDDYGGDDEELAGGAAGARGCSELPEGTSIMVDSKRFFFDVGSNKYGVFLRVSEVKPSYRNSITVPFKAWGKFGGAFSRYAEEMKEIQERQRDKGYERRDESEGDDADDD, encoded by the coding sequence ATGGTGGAGCTGAAGATGGCGGATGGCGACAGCGGGAGTGAGCGCGGCGGCAgcagcgggggaggaggaggaggaggaggcggcggcttcCAGCACTACCAGCGGGACCAGGAGACCCAGGAGCTGGCGTCCAAGCGCCTCGACATCCAGAACAAGCGCTTCTACCTGGACGTCAAGCAGAACAGCAAGGGCCGGTTCATCAAGATCGCCGAGGTCGGGGCCGGAGGCTCCAAGAGCCGCCTGACGCTCTCCCTCTCGGTGGCGGCCGAGTTCCGCGACTACCTCGGGGACTTCATCGAGCACTACGCCCAGCTCGGGCCTAGCAGCCCGGAGCAGATCGCCCAGGCCACCGCGGGGGAGGACGGCGGGCCGCGGCGGGCTCTCAAGAGCGAGTTCCTCGTGCGGGAGAACCGCAAGTACTACCTGGACCTGAAGGAGAACCAGCGGGGGAGGTTCCTCCGCATCCGGCAGACCGTCAACCGCGGACCGGGCTTCGGCGCGGGGGGCCCCGCGGGCGGCATGCTGTCCGGCCAGACCATCGCGCTGCCGGCCCAGGGGCTCATCGAGTTCCGGGACGCGCTGGCTAAGCTCATAGACGACTACGGCGGGGACGACGAGGAGCTGGCCGGCGGGGCGGCCGGCGCCCGCGGCTGCAGCGAGCTCCCCGAGGGCACCTCCATCATGGTGGACTCCAAGCGCTTCTTCTTCGACGTGGGCTCCAACAAATACGGCGTGTTCCTGCGGGTGAGCGAGGTGAAGCCCAGCTACCGGAACTCTATCACCGTCCCGTTCAAGGCCTGGGGCAAGTTCGGGGGGGCCTTCAGCCGCTACgcggaggagatgaaggagatcCAGGAGCGGCAGCGGGACAAGGGGTACGAGAGGCGGGACGAGTCCGAGGGGGACGACGCGGACGACGACTGA
- the LOC120814166 gene encoding protein NLRC3-like isoform X2: protein MEKVKKEIFKILKDLKKEDFELFQWHLENDPSPEHLGSIPRSDLENKNRENTVDLMEQYYGTNSVQVAVEVLKEMKENNLAEKLSKINFNPTGEPNPVGGDGGQENITNCQRELKSNLKKKFQRMSEGIAEKTNLLNEIYTELNITEGGTAEANEEHEVRQIETASWKPDRPETTIRLEDLFKASAGGEEPIRTVMTKGVAGIGKTVLTQKFTLDWAEDKDHQDIQFTFPFTFRELNVLREKFSLVGLVHHFFSETKAAGICRFEEFQVMIIFDGLDECRLPLDFPNNKDLTNVTESASLDVLLTNLIRGKLLPSARLWITTRPAAANQIPPECVGMVTEVRGFNEPQKEEYFRKRFRDEEQASRIISHIKTSQSLHIMCHIPVFCWITAGVLVKVLKTREGGELPKTLTEMYIHFLVVQSRVKKVKYDGEAKTDPEWSPKSRKMIESLGKLAFDQLQKGNLIFYKSNLTECGINITEASVYSGVFTQIFKEESGLYQDKVFCFVHLSVQEFLAALHVHLTFINSGDNLLLKDQRLYKTGRFFGVQTKPKRLYQSAVDEALQSPNGHLDLFLRFLLGLSLEPNQTLLRGLLTQTGSSSQTNQETVQYIKKKISKNVSPEKSINLFHCLNELNDGSLVEEIQRSLRSGRLSSEKLSPAQWSALVFILLSSQEDLEVFDLKKYSASEKALLRLLPVVKASNKALLSECNLSKRSCEALSSVLSSQSSSLRELDLSNNNLQDSGVKLLCAGLENPRCDLETLRLSGCLITEEGCSSLASALSSNPSHLRELDLSYNHPGDSGVKLLSAGLEDPQWRLETLRVEPDGVRWFRPAVRKYSCELTIDTNTVNKQLKLSDNNRKVTRVKEDQSHPDHPDRFDIWHQLLCRTGLTGRCYWEVEWSGEVHVSVSYRGIKRKGDSDCLFGWNDQSWSLICSDDGYHVCHNNTLTPITTSSSSSSSSSSSSSSSSGRVAVYVDCPAGSLSFYRVSSDTLIHLHTFSTTFTEPLYPGFWFWSGSSVSLCSL from the exons ATGGAGAAAGTCAAGAAGGAGATCTTCAAAATTCTAAAGGATCTCAAGAAGGAGGACTTTGAACTATTCCAGTGGCACCTGGAGAACGATCCAAGCCCGGAACACCTCGGATCAATACCACGCAGTGACCTGGAGAACAAAAACAGGGAGAACACGGTGGACCTGATGGAGCAGTACTACGGCACAAACTCTGTTCAGGTGGCCGTGGAGGTTTTGAAAGAGATGAAAGAGAACAATCTGGCCGAAAAATTATCCAAAATTAACTTTAACCCTACGG gCGAACCGAATCctgtgggaggagatggaggtcaaG aGAATATCACCAACTGTcaacgtgaactcaaatccaacctgaagaagaagttccagcgtATGTCTGAGGGGATCGCTGAAAAGACAaaccttctgaatgagatctacacagagctcaacatcacagagggagggactgcagaggctaatgaagaacatgaggtcagacagattgaaacagcatcctggaaaccagacagaccagaaacaaccatcagactagaagacctcttcaaagcctcagctggaggagaggaaccaatcagaaccgtgatgactaagggagtggctggcattgggaaaacagtcttaacacagaagttcactctggactgggctgaagacaaagaccaccaggacatacagttcacatttccattcaccttcagagagctgaatgtgctgagagagaagttcagcttggtgggacttgttcatcacttcttcagtgaaaccaaagctgcaggaatctgcaggtttgaagagttccaggtaatgatcatctttgacggtctggatgagtgtcgacttcctctggacttccccAACAATAAGGACCTGACtaatgtcacagagtcggcctcactggatgtgctcctcacaaacctcatcagggggaagctgcttccctctgctcgcctctggatcaccacacgacctgcagcagccaatcagatccctcctgagtgtgtcggcatggtgacagaggtcagagggttcaatgaaccccagaaggaggagtacttcaggaagaggttcagagatgaggagcaggccagcaggatcatctctcacatcaagacctcacaaagcctccacatcatgtgccacatcccagtcttctgctggatcactgctggagttctggtgaaggtgttgaagaccagagagggaggagagcttcccaagaccctgactgagatgtacatccacttcctggtggttcagtccagagtgaagaaggtcaagtacgatggagaaGCTAAGACGGATCCAGAATGGAGTCcaaagagcaggaagatgatcgagtctctgggaaaactggcctttgatcagctgcagaaaggcaacctgatcttctataaATCcaacctgacagagtgtggcatcaaTATCACagaagcctcagtgtactcaggagtgttcactcagatctttaaagAGGAGAgcggactgtaccaggacaaggtgttctgcttcgtccatctgagtgttcaggagtttctggctgctcttcatgtccatttGACCTTCATCAACTCTGGTGACAATCTGCTGTTAAAAGATCAAAGACTTTATAAAACAGGGAGGTTTTTTGGAGTCCAAACtaaaccaaagcgtctctaccagagtgctgtggacgaggccttacagagtcctaatggacacctggacttgttcctccgcttcctcctgggtctttcacTGGAgcccaatcagactctcctacgaggtctgctgacacagacaggaagtagctcACAGActaatcaggagacagtccagtacatcaagaagaagatcagtaagaatgtgtctccagagaaaagcatcaatctgttccactgtctgaatgaactgaatgatggttctctagtggaggagatccaacgttcccttagatcaggacgtctctcctcagagaaactgtctcctgctcagtggtcagctctggtcttcatcttactgtcatcacaagaagatctggaggtgtttgacctgaagaaatactctgcttcagagaaggctcttctgaggctgctgccagtggtcaaagcctccaacaaagctct actgagtgaatGTAACCTCtcaaagagaagctgtgaagctctgtcctcagttctcagctcacagtcctctagtctgagagagctggatctgagtaacaacaacctgcaggattcaggagtgaagctgctgtgtgctggaCTAGAGAATCCacgctgtgacctggagactctcag gctgtcaggctgtctgatcacagaagaaggctgttcttctctggcttcagctctgagctccaacccctcccatctaagagagctggacctgagctacaatcatccaggagactcaggggtgaagctgctgtctgctggactggaggatccacagtggagactggagactctcag ggtggagcctgatggagtccgatggttcagACCAGCtgtgaggaagt attcctgtgaactcacaatcgacacaaacacagtaaacaaacaactcaaactgtctgacaacaacaggaaggtgacacgtgtgaaggaggatcagtcacatcctgatcatccagacagatttgacatctggcatcagctgctgtgtagaactggtctgactggtcgctgttactgggaggtcgagtggagcggAGAAGttcatgtatcagtgagttacagaggaatcaagaggaaaggagacagtgactgtttgtttggatggaatgatcagtcctggagtctgatctgctctGATGACGGTTACCATGTTTGTCACAATAATACATTAACACccatcaccacctcctcctcctcctcctcctcctcctcctcctcctcctcctcctcctctggtagagtagcagtgtatgtggactgtcctgctggctctctgtccttctacagagtctcctctgacacactgatccacctccacaccttcagcaccacattcactgaacctctttatcctgggttctggttctggtctggttcctcagtgtctctgtgttctctgtag
- the il1b gene encoding interleukin-1 beta, which translates to MCDLDLSEALESSSNDTGCESRCFNMTEVREEIVRLDEGLELQVSCDPRTLQMVTTVVMAVTRMKRSLGHRRLSSDALCSAIMESLVTETVVTTTGSSSMQPFHRVNSEEVCTLSDVSHKDVICPSGGTILQAMVLKGGHSDRKVSFKLVSFLSPSLSPTDGTAVLLSVTNSNRHISCSCEGGTVVLKLEEYDRKLQEISAQEDTDRFLFFRRTTGVDLNTFESVRYRGWFIGTPDEDHDQVCTVEMCTVDCARRQTCFKIN; encoded by the exons ATGTGCGACTTGGATCTATCTGAAGCTCTAGAGAG CTCCTCCAACGATACAGGATGTGAATCTCGCTGCTTCAACATGACG GAGGTCCGTGAGGAGATCGTCAGACTGGACGAGGGTCTGGAGCTGCAGGTTTCCTGCGACCCCAGAACGCTGCAGATGGTGACCACCGTGGTGATGGCGGTGACCCGGATGAAGCGCTCGCTGGGCCACCGCCGGCTCAGCAGCGACGCGCTCTGCAGCGCCATCATGGAGAGCCTGGTGACCG aaACCGTCGTCACGACAACCGGGAGCTCATCGATGCAGCCGTTCCACCGGGTCAACAGCGAGGAGGTTTGCACTCTGAGTGACGTCTCACACAAAGACGTCATCTGCCCGTCCGGAGGGACGATCCTGCAGGCGATGGTCCTGAAGGGAGGACACTCTGATCGCAAAG TGAGTTTTAAACTGGTGAGTTTCTTAAGTCCCAGCCTCTCCCCTACAGACGGTACCGCTGTCCTCCTGTCCGTAACCAACAGCAACCGCCACATCTCCTGCTCCTGTGAGGGCGGAACGGTTGTGCTGAAACTGgag GAATACGACCGTAAGCTGCAGGAGATCAGCGCGCAGGAGGACACGGaccgcttcctcttcttcaggaGGACCACCGGGGTCGACCTCAACACCTTCGAGTCCGTCAGGTATCGCGGCTGGTTCATCGGTACCCCGGATGAGGACCACGACCAGGTGTGCACGGTGGAGATGTGCACGGTGGACTGCGCGCGCCGGCAAACCTGCTTCAAAATAAACTGA
- the LOC120814166 gene encoding protein NLRC3-like isoform X1, whose translation MEAEVKHGAAFLHGPAEDRRELLTEEVHVYKFSQMEKVKKEIFKILKDLKKEDFELFQWHLENDPSPEHLGSIPRSDLENKNRENTVDLMEQYYGTNSVQVAVEVLKEMKENNLAEKLSKINFNPTGEPNPVGGDGGQENITNCQRELKSNLKKKFQRMSEGIAEKTNLLNEIYTELNITEGGTAEANEEHEVRQIETASWKPDRPETTIRLEDLFKASAGGEEPIRTVMTKGVAGIGKTVLTQKFTLDWAEDKDHQDIQFTFPFTFRELNVLREKFSLVGLVHHFFSETKAAGICRFEEFQVMIIFDGLDECRLPLDFPNNKDLTNVTESASLDVLLTNLIRGKLLPSARLWITTRPAAANQIPPECVGMVTEVRGFNEPQKEEYFRKRFRDEEQASRIISHIKTSQSLHIMCHIPVFCWITAGVLVKVLKTREGGELPKTLTEMYIHFLVVQSRVKKVKYDGEAKTDPEWSPKSRKMIESLGKLAFDQLQKGNLIFYKSNLTECGINITEASVYSGVFTQIFKEESGLYQDKVFCFVHLSVQEFLAALHVHLTFINSGDNLLLKDQRLYKTGRFFGVQTKPKRLYQSAVDEALQSPNGHLDLFLRFLLGLSLEPNQTLLRGLLTQTGSSSQTNQETVQYIKKKISKNVSPEKSINLFHCLNELNDGSLVEEIQRSLRSGRLSSEKLSPAQWSALVFILLSSQEDLEVFDLKKYSASEKALLRLLPVVKASNKALLSECNLSKRSCEALSSVLSSQSSSLRELDLSNNNLQDSGVKLLCAGLENPRCDLETLRLSGCLITEEGCSSLASALSSNPSHLRELDLSYNHPGDSGVKLLSAGLEDPQWRLETLRVEPDGVRWFRPAVRKYSCELTIDTNTVNKQLKLSDNNRKVTRVKEDQSHPDHPDRFDIWHQLLCRTGLTGRCYWEVEWSGEVHVSVSYRGIKRKGDSDCLFGWNDQSWSLICSDDGYHVCHNNTLTPITTSSSSSSSSSSSSSSSSGRVAVYVDCPAGSLSFYRVSSDTLIHLHTFSTTFTEPLYPGFWFWSGSSVSLCSL comes from the exons atggaagctgaagtgaagcacggagctgcttttctacacggacctgctgaggacagaagagagctgctcactgaggaagttcatgtctacaagttca GCCAGATGGAGAAAGTCAAGAAGGAGATCTTCAAAATTCTAAAGGATCTCAAGAAGGAGGACTTTGAACTATTCCAGTGGCACCTGGAGAACGATCCAAGCCCGGAACACCTCGGATCAATACCACGCAGTGACCTGGAGAACAAAAACAGGGAGAACACGGTGGACCTGATGGAGCAGTACTACGGCACAAACTCTGTTCAGGTGGCCGTGGAGGTTTTGAAAGAGATGAAAGAGAACAATCTGGCCGAAAAATTATCCAAAATTAACTTTAACCCTACGG gCGAACCGAATCctgtgggaggagatggaggtcaaG aGAATATCACCAACTGTcaacgtgaactcaaatccaacctgaagaagaagttccagcgtATGTCTGAGGGGATCGCTGAAAAGACAaaccttctgaatgagatctacacagagctcaacatcacagagggagggactgcagaggctaatgaagaacatgaggtcagacagattgaaacagcatcctggaaaccagacagaccagaaacaaccatcagactagaagacctcttcaaagcctcagctggaggagaggaaccaatcagaaccgtgatgactaagggagtggctggcattgggaaaacagtcttaacacagaagttcactctggactgggctgaagacaaagaccaccaggacatacagttcacatttccattcaccttcagagagctgaatgtgctgagagagaagttcagcttggtgggacttgttcatcacttcttcagtgaaaccaaagctgcaggaatctgcaggtttgaagagttccaggtaatgatcatctttgacggtctggatgagtgtcgacttcctctggacttccccAACAATAAGGACCTGACtaatgtcacagagtcggcctcactggatgtgctcctcacaaacctcatcagggggaagctgcttccctctgctcgcctctggatcaccacacgacctgcagcagccaatcagatccctcctgagtgtgtcggcatggtgacagaggtcagagggttcaatgaaccccagaaggaggagtacttcaggaagaggttcagagatgaggagcaggccagcaggatcatctctcacatcaagacctcacaaagcctccacatcatgtgccacatcccagtcttctgctggatcactgctggagttctggtgaaggtgttgaagaccagagagggaggagagcttcccaagaccctgactgagatgtacatccacttcctggtggttcagtccagagtgaagaaggtcaagtacgatggagaaGCTAAGACGGATCCAGAATGGAGTCcaaagagcaggaagatgatcgagtctctgggaaaactggcctttgatcagctgcagaaaggcaacctgatcttctataaATCcaacctgacagagtgtggcatcaaTATCACagaagcctcagtgtactcaggagtgttcactcagatctttaaagAGGAGAgcggactgtaccaggacaaggtgttctgcttcgtccatctgagtgttcaggagtttctggctgctcttcatgtccatttGACCTTCATCAACTCTGGTGACAATCTGCTGTTAAAAGATCAAAGACTTTATAAAACAGGGAGGTTTTTTGGAGTCCAAACtaaaccaaagcgtctctaccagagtgctgtggacgaggccttacagagtcctaatggacacctggacttgttcctccgcttcctcctgggtctttcacTGGAgcccaatcagactctcctacgaggtctgctgacacagacaggaagtagctcACAGActaatcaggagacagtccagtacatcaagaagaagatcagtaagaatgtgtctccagagaaaagcatcaatctgttccactgtctgaatgaactgaatgatggttctctagtggaggagatccaacgttcccttagatcaggacgtctctcctcagagaaactgtctcctgctcagtggtcagctctggtcttcatcttactgtcatcacaagaagatctggaggtgtttgacctgaagaaatactctgcttcagagaaggctcttctgaggctgctgccagtggtcaaagcctccaacaaagctct actgagtgaatGTAACCTCtcaaagagaagctgtgaagctctgtcctcagttctcagctcacagtcctctagtctgagagagctggatctgagtaacaacaacctgcaggattcaggagtgaagctgctgtgtgctggaCTAGAGAATCCacgctgtgacctggagactctcag gctgtcaggctgtctgatcacagaagaaggctgttcttctctggcttcagctctgagctccaacccctcccatctaagagagctggacctgagctacaatcatccaggagactcaggggtgaagctgctgtctgctggactggaggatccacagtggagactggagactctcag ggtggagcctgatggagtccgatggttcagACCAGCtgtgaggaagt attcctgtgaactcacaatcgacacaaacacagtaaacaaacaactcaaactgtctgacaacaacaggaaggtgacacgtgtgaaggaggatcagtcacatcctgatcatccagacagatttgacatctggcatcagctgctgtgtagaactggtctgactggtcgctgttactgggaggtcgagtggagcggAGAAGttcatgtatcagtgagttacagaggaatcaagaggaaaggagacagtgactgtttgtttggatggaatgatcagtcctggagtctgatctgctctGATGACGGTTACCATGTTTGTCACAATAATACATTAACACccatcaccacctcctcctcctcctcctcctcctcctcctcctcctcctcctcctcctctggtagagtagcagtgtatgtggactgtcctgctggctctctgtccttctacagagtctcctctgacacactgatccacctccacaccttcagcaccacattcactgaacctctttatcctgggttctggttctggtctggttcctcagtgtctctgtgttctctgtag